The Poecilia reticulata strain Guanapo linkage group LG1, Guppy_female_1.0+MT, whole genome shotgun sequence DNA window CGCCGGCAGCACGCCGGCGGCCATGTTggccagctgctgctccttgAAGTGCAAGCGGTGCTGCGCCTGGCGCAGCAGCGTCTCCTCCTGGCCGCCGCCATCCTGCGGCGCCCTCTCCTGGCGCTCCCTCAGGCTGTGtgtgagctgctgcagcgcgcTCCGCTCTGCTGTcacctcctgctgcagcagctccctctgctgctgcagcacctcctgcagctgctgcagctcgtCCACCTGCGCCTCCTTGAAGGCCAAGTACTGCTTCTGGACGGAGCGAGCCTCCTTAGCGGCGTCCTCGCCGTCCGTGCGCTCAGCGGCCTCCTTGGCGCGCAGCAGCGCCTCCCTGATCTCCGCCAGCACACGCCGCTCCTCCTCCAGGCGCCGCGAATCCTCTCGGGCCAGCTGCGCCGCCACCGCCTCCTGCGCCTCCcgcagctgctcctccagccgGGCGACCAGACTCAGCTGCTCCCgctcctgctcctccagccGCCGTCGCTCCGCCTCCAGGCGCACCTGCTGATCCTCGCGCTCCctctgcagccgctgcagctCGCGGTAGATCTCCGTCTGCTCCGccacctcctgctcctcctgctgctcctcctgctgcagcttcctgcgCTGCAGCGCTACCTCCTGGATCTCGGAGCGCCGCTCCTCCTCAAAGCGCTCCTTCTCGGCCAGGAAGTCCCGCAGGCGGCTCTCGATGTCCTGGCTGCGGCGGCGCAGGCTCTCCTCCTGCCGCAGGATGCGCTGCTGCACCTCCTGTGACTCCTTGCGCTGACTCTCCACCTCCTGCTGGAGGCGCTCCAGCTCCGCCTTCTCACTCAGCTgcttctcctccatctccttgaTCAGcctcctgcagaaacacaaacaggaactGGACGTTTAACACCGCAGGTCATTCCGCCCAGACTTCGGTCTGACAGGCAGCAAACGACTAAACAGTAAACGCAACAGAAAAATGATGCAACCGCAGGAAACggaagcagaaatgaaacgCTGTTCCTCcagaccaccagggggagccGACCCAGCCGTCTGCAACCAGAACCCAGTAAGGACGGGTATTCAGAAGGAAGAAAAGGTTTGTTATCCTTCATGTCTTCTACAATAGAACAGACTACGtgcgccccctagtggtctggaggatTTCAGTTCAGTGGAGCAAGTTTACAGAGTTACACATTTGATGCTTTTGCCATTtcggcatttttatttttttttttttattgaattttccCAAATTGACCTACAAACATTAACATAACAGATCAGATTTCCACCCATCCCCCACCCGCACCAAATCGGCACATCAGAAAACACTTACATAGACGAGACAATATGATGAATACACCACAAATTGATCCAAATCATTCAATaagcatacaaaaaaaataaaaaataaaaaataaaagacggTTATACACGCTGCTAAACAATGTCATTAACAGTCTTTCTTTGAAGGAATTTTAGTACAGGGCCCCATATTTTCTCAAACACACCGACTCTATCTTCATTGCAATATCTCAGTCTTTCCAGATGCAGAGTATTTRCTAGTTCCCCCAACCATAGATCAAATGTGGGCACAGAGTCCTTTTTCCAAAATCTCAAAATCAACCTTTTAGCAATCACTGTACCAAACAAGACAGCAATTTTCTCATATTTAGTGGCTAGTTGCATAGCACTGGAGACCCCGATGATGGCAATAAGTGGTTCTGGGTCCCATTGTTTTCCAAAAGCTGtcgaaaaaaagtgaaaaattttCTCCCAAAGTGAGCGAAGCTGAACACATGACCAGAAGGAGTGCCATTTCGgcattttaagttttgtttccatttcctgttGTGTGTTTTAGAGTTTGCATCATTAAGTGTTTCTGCGACCCATAGATCTCATTGATCTGTGAAATTAAGGATAAAATTCCAGGCCGGTCCCAGAGGAACGCCTCAGGGCTCCCAGCTGGGATCCTTTccatttacagacaaaatggCTGCGGTTTCATCAGCAGAGAGAGGCGGGCTCTCGGGgaacagcagccaatcaaaacGCTCCGACATCCACATTTAGAACTCCgagttaaaaacattatttgagctttgacaacaataaaatgtgagaTTATGATTATGTTGCAGCATCTGCCTCTAGCGGCCGTGCCGGCAGACACGTTAGCGGACATGCTAAGTGACATGCTAAGTGACATGCTAAGTGACATGCTAAGTGACAGCGCCGGTTTACCTCTTCATCTCCAGCTTCTCCAGCtcttctctctgctgcctctCAAACTCCAGCCTGCGGTGACAAACACTGTTAGCATCTGTTAGCATACCATTAGCATCCTGGAAGTCTTCCGAGGGACACCAGAGGACGTGACGGGCCGAGTGGACGGAGGcggcaaataaaaacaagctggaGGCGAAACTCCAGGGACGACAGAGGATCTGGTGTTGGACAGTGAGGACAGGAGCAGCAAGCTGATGGCAGACAGACAGGTGGACGGACGGGACAGTTAGACAGGAAGTGGACGACTACCTGAGGAAGACGGGGCCCTTCTGAGTGAAGAGACTGTCAACGGGACAGGGACATAGTTAGTCCTGGTCCAGATCCAGTCAGCCCAGATCAATACCCAGTAATCATAAcagttcttcttctgtggtgccGAGTCAAAACTGAACTGTTTCTATTCTCcgaaaaattattaaattcaaagacaaaatgccaaaaatcTCTTCAAATCAACacgaaacaagaaataaaaccgAGACTGAGGCAAACAGGAGGATGAagttaaaattgttttctaaGCTGTTAGAAATTATGGGATGCTTGAAACCTTCGACTGGAAACATTTGTGTTTCCTGTCACTtctgcactttttccttccacttgacTTTCCAGTAAAACACCAGTACATAGCCGTCTGACTGGTTTTGGTTATAATGGAGGAGGTCTGCAGACCTGGATGGCAGAGTCCAGAACCCGTCCAGAACCCGAACAGGTCTGGATTAAACGCCTGCATTGATCTGATGCAACGTTTGGTTTCACTCTGAACCAGAATCAACGTTAACATCTGGACCGAGTCGCTCTGGTTGAAACTCATCTACCAAAGTTAAAAACTTTCACCAAAAGGCAGGAAAATTAGTTCCTGGTGCCGCTGCGATTCTGTCGGCTCCTTCAGGGAGGAAACGTCTCGGTACGGGAGCTTCAGGTACCGatcaacaaataaatgtgagactctcagaaccagaaccacagcaggATGTGAGGTTCTGACGGTCGGACTCACCCCGGGTTGTAGAGCATCACGGTGGACAGGTTCTCACAGGACTTGGACAGGTCCGTCATGGACAGGCTGAACGAGGACAGGAGGCCGCTCTGAGGAGACAGAAGAGGTTCTGCAGAACCATCCTGGACTCACCTGAACCTCACCTGAACCGCAGCTGAACTCACCTTCCTTTTCTCCCTGAGCTTGGCCGCTTCCTTCGGATGGTTGAAGCGAAACATGTTGGTCCGGCCCAGCAGAATAACGGCTCCTGCAGCACAGACAGAAGGCCAACCAGTTAGTGACCAGTCGAgttcccagaaccagaaccgctttagaaacttcaagaaaactggAGGGACCCGATGAACAAACCAGTGAATATTAAAATCGAATCCTGAAAGAATCGACAGATATGAAGGAGTTTCCCTCATTGAGAGACACAGAGGGAAACAGCAGGGTTGGTCCAGTGCCTTAGAGCTAGCTTACGCTAATTATGTTGGTATAGCGCTTCAgcattagctcctgctaattATCATGTTGatatagcgctttagcattagctcctgctaattATCATGTTGatatagcgctttagcattagctcctgctaattATCATGTGAATGCAGCTTCAGTGGAACCGCGATTAGCTCTTCAGATTTAGTGAAGCTAACTTTTAGTTAGCGGTGTCCACTGCTGACCAGAACCTCTGTAGTCACACCAGGTGGTGAAATGCTCTGGTTCTTTTGGATCCTCACCCTGGTTGAGCTGCACCGGCGCCGCCACCAGAACCCCGTTGACCGAACACTGAGCCCCGCCGAGCGGCACCAGGGTAACCGTCCCGTTCTGGTTCTCAAACACACAGTGCTCGCTCTCCAGGTCCAGGCCGTGCAGAACTGCAGGAGCAGAGCAGAACGtgagtccagaaccagaaccagcaaaGGTCTTCATCAGACGGACACGACTCACTGATGTCCTGTTCGCTGGACGCGTCCTCCCGGCCCACGTACGTCCGTCCCTCCTAagacacaaaacacacatttcctgAGCACCCTGAACGCCTCGCGGCCCGACTACAGTCTGACCCGCCGGCGCCACCTTCAGGTGGTAGAGGATGATGCCGGTGCTGAGCAGGTCGTCGTCGATGCCGATGAGGTGAGGCAGCTCCGAGTCCAGAACCACGCCGATGCCCTCCTTCCTCAGAGCCAGCGTCTCCTCCTGCAGCGCAGAGAGCAGGAGTCGGGAGGAGTCTGGCTGGACCGGGCCGGACCGGCTGAACAGAACCCGCTTACCTTCAGGATGTTCTGCGTCTCGTTCCATTTGTTGGTCCACTCCTTGGTCAGCTCCAGAACCTGCGGACCAGAACAGCAGAGTGAGCCGTGGGACCCGGACGCCCGGTGGCCTCAGGAGGCTTTCAGAACGTTTCCGTCCTCCATCTTGTCTGAGCGCCGATGTGGACCGACCCGGGCCTCGTTCTGGTGCAGCTTCTCCTCCATGCTCAGAGCCGTGGGCGAGTCCAGCAGAGCGATCTGCAGCAGAGGGAGGGAAAACCGTTTCAGGTGATTATcgccatgatgctgccaccaccaggaCCGGCTACCGGGTCGCTGAAACCGTCTGAACAGCCGAGCTCTGCCGCTTCACGAAGAACTGACTGTTGggcttattttcattttattgtattaatgAACGTACAACGTTGTCATAAAGATACCAGCAAAATGCCAACGATCAACCAGGGGACCAATCAGGAAAACTGGTCTCTGGAGCTCCTCAGGGCTCGGCGCTCGGCCCGCTAGCTCTGTTGGCATTTAGCTAAACTGATCCGTAAATCCAGTAAGGAGGCGTCTAAAGTGGTTCTGATTTGATGTTTCTGGTATTGAAAGCGGCGCCGTTACCTGGtttccctgcagcagcagcgcctTGAGCCGGGCGATCTCCGCCCGCAGCTCCCTGATCAGCCGGACGTTGGAGTCCTCGTTGACGGTGGGTTTGTTGATGATGTTCTTGGCTCGGTTGGCGTAGCGCAGAGTGCTGAGCGTCTCGCCGTAGTTCACGTCGGCGGGGGAGATGGCTGCGAAGACTAAACAGTCagggcttttattctgaagagCTGCTTACCTCAGACTGGtcaggcggcggcggcggcgctcACTTGCGATCATGATGGTCTTGGCGTTTCCGCCCAGGCTGTCCTTCAGCAGCCAGGTCAGCACCGAGTCTCTGTAGGGGACGAACaccgtcttcttcttctggttggCGTTCCCGCCGTCCGGCGCCATGTCGGCTGGACGGAAACGGAGACgacgggtcagaaccggagCGCCAGCCGCAGCGGCGCCATCAGGCGGCGGTCCTGACCCAGAGCGGAGATGACGTTTCCCAGCGTGACCAGCGACTTGTTGATGTTCCCGCCCTCCTTCAGCCGGACGCCGGAGGCGCCGGTGGCGTCGGCGCGCTCGCTGCCGGCCAGGTCCACCAGGTGGATCTTACTCACCGTCTCGCTCGGCATCTCTGCGTCAAACTTGGCCTGAAATCAGACGCGGCGGTCACTTCGGCCTGCCGACGCGAGGCCGTGGGATTGGCCGGCGCCACCGACCTGCGTGAAGTTGATGGTGAAGATGGCGTGGGAGCGGCTGCTGACGTCGTTCATGCCGGTGCTGGCGGTGGTGCGGTTGATGTTCCCCGCCTCCATCAGCTCCTCCACGTCGCTGTAGTTCTGCACCAGGTGTTTGGACAGGTCTGCGCCGCAACACAAACCCACCACACCAATCAGAAAAACCGAAAACACTGAAAACGTGTGAGATTCGCTGCACGTAGAAACACGACGGTGAAAAACATGCTGTGAATTTAGGAAACCAGGTTGAACCGCAGGAAGCGGCGCCGAGTCGGGCAGGTCCGCTACCTTCCACGTACGGCCCGTCCTTGGGATGCTCGCGGACCCGCAGGTTGTAGGTGTGGCTGGACTTCCTCCTCAGCAGGTCTCTGACTCGCTCGTTGTAGATCTCCAGGTAGCTGGAGGGACGACAGGAGGTTCCGGCATTCGACCCGTTTgggttctggttcagtttgtcTCCAGGAAATGAGGCAAAAACAACCAGATGGAGAGAAAGTGCCGTCGCCATGGCGACCCACAGCACCACTCTTCCTCAGCTGTGCTCGGAGGCGGGGCCGCAGCGCCACCTGGAGGTGCAGGCGGCGGACTCACCTGACCTCGGTGCGGAAGGAAGCTTCGTCCCGCCGCGACGCGTCAGCGATCCGACTGAACAGCCCCTCGCAGAACCTGGGGATCAGCCCGGCGTCGCCCTGACAGGAAACGGCGGCCCGTTACCATGGAAACGCTGATGCCTCATTCTGCACATTTTCCACCAAAGTGATCAGAACTTTGAGTTCCAGTAACACTGGCTCtcacctgcagggggcagcattTCCTGCCACTCTGCTGCCCCAGAAAATAACCAAATGAAttcacatattttatgaaaatgactTTGTTCTCtgcttaattttaattaaagtcCAATGATTGGGGGCATTTTAGGTGGCGGGTCGTCGGGTTCTGacttaaagaataaaatgttcatgtcGGTTTAGTGAcggaaaatacagcaaaaagaagaagacagagaaacTCTCCTTCCTTTCTGGCTCTTCTTCTGCGTTGTGAATCTGAAGCGTTCAGTTCGTTCAGGTCAAGCCGCCTTCattcagcagcagaagaagaagcagctgctggttgagccaatcagagccagactGAGCGACTCTGATCAGCTGAGATTATTCTGATCAGAGACCGAACGCCGATCAATCACCAGAGCAAACTGACCGATCGGCCACAAAGTCCCATCAGGAGACACGGCGCCGCCGCACACAGCCAAGATGGCCGTttacggcagtaaagatggccgccgcggCGCTCCGTttacggcagtaaagatggccgccgcggCGCTCCGTttacggcagtaaagatggccgccgcggcgctccgtctgactacctttattttgaaatgactcTGTGAACGCAGCTGAACATTCTCGAATCTCCGACCAAACCCTGCAGAAActgagggtcaaaggtcatgccTCAGTTCTCTCAGAGAAATCAACCCACACATTCATAAACAGAGCATCCAACCAAACCCAGCGCTGTGAAAAGCCGACTTGGACTAGGCCATTACTCCAAGATTTCATTTGGAGTAATTAAATCCAGATCCACCACTGATCAGATCTGATCAGTGGTGGATCTGATCTGATCAGTGGTGGATCNNNNNNNNNNNNNNNNNNNNNNNNNNNNNNNNNNNNNNNNNNNNNNNNNNNNNNNNNNNNNNNNNNNNNNNNNNNNNNNNNNNNNNNNNNNNNNNNNNNNNNNNNNNNNNNNNNNNNNNNNNNNNNNNNNNNNNNNNNNNNNNNNNNNNNNNNNNNNNNNNNNNNNNNNNNNNNNNNNNNNNNNNNNNNNNNNNNNNNNNNNNNNNNNNNNNNNNNNNNNNNNNNNNNNNNNNNNNNNNNNNNNNNNNNNNNNNNNNNNNNNNNNNNNNNNNNNNNNNNNNNNNNNNNNNNNNNNNNNNNNNNNNNNNNNNNNNNNNNNNNNNNNNNNNNNNNNNAGTGGTGGATCTGATCTGATCAGTGGTGGATCTGATCAGTGGTGGATCTGATCTGATCAGTGGTGGATCAGATCTGATCAGTGGTGGATCTGATCGCTGCCACCTGAACGTCTCCCACTGAGCCAACCAGTCTGACCACAAGCAGCTACTGGTCTCCACTGGGCAGACTCTCCCTCTGCTCTTATCCAGACCAAACTCAGCCGGACGTCCAAACAGACGGATCAATCGGCTGCAGATCAATCAGCCGTCTCCACGGCGACCAGCTGTCCAGCTGCGGGTTCTTACTGGGACGCCCATCATGGTGTAGGACTTCCCGGATCCGGTCTGTCCGTAGGCGAACACGCAGGCGTTGTATCCCTCGAAGGCCGCCTTCAGCACGTCGGAGCCCAGGTCCCTGAACACCTgcggaggtcagaggtcaaaggtcacagcagCCCCGCCGCGACCTGGCCGCCGCTTCCTCACCGTTTCCTGGGAGACGAAGGCGCGGCTCCGTCCGTCCGTCGAGTCATAGGAGAAGTCGTAGGTGAAGGTTCTGATCCGTTCCCTCATCGAGTCGCCGACCACGCCCTCTGGGACCTGAGGGAAGAATCACAGAGGCTCTGGTTCTGACTGGCGCCGGttcggaccagaaccagaaccaggacccaGCTAACCTTCAGGTTGGTGATGCTGGTCTTGCTTCCCTCCATCCTGATGATGCATTTGGCCTCCAGCTCTTTTTCCCTGGAGGAGAAAACATCTGGATCAACATCTGGTTCCGACCCGCTTCTGGTTCCGACCCGAACAAAGAgcttctgaacggaggagccggagggggggctgggggggctGGAGCCCCTTGGCCCAGATGCccttttggtcatttttccatttctggttttattgcttCCTAAGCCGTTTTCTGACATAATATGCACCAGAATGAATGGAGGGAAAAACTGAACCAGACTTTAAGCTTCTGGTTCAGAggatgaagttaaatttgtttcctaattattcaatggaaacaaaaactaacctcagttaggaaaataaaattgtaatgattcctttaaaactaaaggttttgtttaaaaaccttGTTTTAACATTAATTAACTCATTTCTGTCTCATGGACTTAAAGttatttaccaaacaaacagTTATTTGCATCAGAAATCTGGCGGCCCGCCCAGGTGACCCGCCCAGGTGACCCGCCTCTcgcgagagagagagacacagagagagagagagagagagagacacagagagagagagagacacagagagagagagagacacagagagagagagagagagagagagagacagagagagagagagagagagagacacagagagagagagagacacagagagagagagagacacagagagagagagagagagagagagagagacagagagacagagagagagagagaggcacaTGGACAGAGACATTTAAAGGATTAAAATCAGAGAAAGTTTTGGTTCTGGACTGAACTGAAAGGCAGCCAAAGGGAATAGTTAAAGTCTGGATGAGTGACAGGAAAACACGGAGGTTTGCTAAACCTGACTAAACGAAGATGAGAATAAAACTGAGGACTGATTTATGAAGGAGAATTAAACTAAAGAACTTCCTGGTTCATCGTCAGATCGAGGTTTAAGGAGCAACAAACGTCCAGAAATTCAGTTCAATGATTAACCGCCTGCCTGCCGCACCAATCAGCTGACTGGTAAAAACCTGCAGCCGGATCCAATACTCATCCAATACTCATCCAATACTCATCCAATACTCATCCAATACTCACAGCCAAacaaaattacacataaaaCTACAATTATTAACCAACAACTtgaaaaaactaatatttttcacaagcaaattaaaaaacaatcagaactaaaaacagccaaaataaataaagatgttaaagctcattttatttctatagcacattttcagcaacaaggcaattcaaagagGCAACAGAACCAGACGGACTCGGGTTCTGCTGAGGCTCAGAGGTTCTGGACCGGAGAACCGGAGCCGGAGCCGCTCCAGAACCGGCCCGACTTCAGCAGAAATCGGCCATCTGACAGCAGCACCGTTACGTAAagctgggtcaaaggtcactgcTCTGCAGGAGAACGGGTTGGCTTTGAGCGGCGGTTCTGGAGCCGAACCTCAGGGTCCAAA harbors:
- the kif16ba gene encoding LOW QUALITY PROTEIN: kinesin-like protein KIF16B (The sequence of the model RefSeq protein was modified relative to this genomic sequence to represent the inferred CDS: inserted 1 base in 1 codon), with the protein product MASVRVAVRVRPMNRREKELEAKCIIRMEGSKTSITNLKVPEGVVGDSMRERIRTFTYDFSYDSTDGRSRAFVSQETVFRDLGSDVLKAAFEGYNACVFAYGQTGSGKSYTMMGVPGDAGLIPRFCEGLFSRIADASRRDEASFRTEVSYLEIYNERVRDLLRRKSSHTYNLRVREHPKDGPYVEDLSKHLVQNYSDVEELMEAGNINRTTASTGMNDVSSRSHAIFTINFTQAKFDAEMPSETVSKIHLVDLAGSERADATGASGVRLKEGGNINKSLVTLGNVISALADMAPDGGNANQKKKTVFVPYRDSVLTWLLKDSLGGNAKTIMIATISPADVNYGETLSTLRYANRAKNIINKPTVNEDSNVRLIRELRAEIARLKALLLQGNQIALLDSPTALSMEEKLHQNEARVLELTKEWTNKWNETQNILKEETLALRKEGIGVVLDSELPHLIGIDDDLLSTGIILYHLKEGRTYVGREDASSEQDIILHGLDLESEHCVFENQNGTVTLVPLGGAQCSVNGVLVAAPVQLNQGAVILLGRTNMFRFNHPKEAAKLREKRKSGLLSSFSLSMTDLSKSCENLSTVMLYNPGLEFERQQREELEKLEMKRRLIKEMEEKQLSEKAELERLQQEVESQRKESQEVQQRILRQEESLRRRSQDIESRLRDFLAEKERFEEERRSEIQEVALQRRKLQQEEQQEEQEVAEQTEIYRELQRLQREREDQQVRLEAERRRLEEQEREQLSLVARLEEQLREAQEAVAAQLAREDSRRLEEERRVLAEIREALLRAKEAAERTDGEDAAKEARSVQKQYLAFKEAQVDELQQLQEVLQQQRELLQQEVTAERSALQQLTHSLRERQERAPQDGGGQEETLLRQAQHRLHFKEQQLANMAAGVLPALVEEQQRAQEVLRRGAAPAGLDNTLFQVEKELEETQDKLHLQWHGAQQLQQLQESCEFTANVARQEEKVRRKEREILAWREAQQREALEQAVARLERRHAALRPDRRSASGSGRSGRPGRSHLNSKLRFCSXRVEQEIQELRRRISESENQNRAQSVGTEEKMGHSSSPVGHMQSLNPLLPLSEDRINAYIEEEVQRRLRKMNLLNGGGVDLSVSCDSLREEEKLQNINPRRLKYEHLMSRPAGTRCAAAKEPVRVSIPRYVLRGQGKDEHFEFEVKVSVMDDSWTVFRRYSRFRDMHRSLKSKYPELAALEFPPKKLFGNRDERMVSERRSHLERYLRNLFRVMLSCSGSPLRPDEDGVFRLSKFNICEFSPFFKKGVFESSSHGTG